Proteins encoded together in one Lathyrus oleraceus cultivar Zhongwan6 chromosome 5, CAAS_Psat_ZW6_1.0, whole genome shotgun sequence window:
- the LOC127084784 gene encoding truncated FRIGIDA-like protein 1: MAASKAISEALNLIDTKKENLRKAFENLQPHCSFLHTLPLSWFELDSHFTSLQHSLTNRFHILQSLEQSHSQSQSKTLTSNSNNRTSKYSNFPSKAYGISSNQNKLNILCEKMDGIGLMNYVIDNFKDKVRVQEELLEAFRYTPDAGVLVLQMLEGFHGLSGDCNDWRLRKMGRICVMLLRILSVAGVNVSFKAREKALKVALDWKVNLMGDYGNILKALGFIYLVYAFGIVSEFSMDELVEISAVAAVNVEFMQLCRDVGLTDRVPEIVQKLVDRGKYVLAVKYVFEFNLADKIPPIPILKACVDASKKLATRLSLEGRPRMEITDREMRVLKTVIEIIENYKLESEYPRASLEQRIEQLKGKGANMKDQSPASILTRHALQRRQRKRRMKKQQQNGIKLPRTSTSVGPEAVLMNVSNNNSTICQYEQPLVKPSGLFPNHPNTYASSPATSLGMVAPTPTMPSYTGHSAGPSRNPNLGGSHLNSSEPHVPSAYYDGTTNFTGSLASP, from the exons ATGGCTGCATCAAAAGCAATTTCCGAAGCATTGAATCTCATAGACACGAAGAAAGAGAATCTCAGAAAAGCCttcgaaaatcttcaaccccaCTGTTCCTTCCTTCATACGCTTCCTCTTTCATGGTTCGAACTCGATTCCCACTTCACCTCTCTCCAACACTCCCTCACTAACCGCTTCCATATACTCCAATCACTCGAACAATCACATTCTCAATCCCAATCGAAAACCCTAACTTCCAACTCTAACAACCGAACATCCAAATATTCTAACTTTCCGTCCAAAGCTTACGGCATTTCATCGAACCAGAACAAATTGAACATTCTGTGTGAGAAGATGGATGGTATAGGGTTGATGAATTACGTTATTGATAATTTCAAGGATAAAGTTAGGGTTCAGGAGGAGCTGCTTGAAGCATTTCGATATACTCCGGACGCAGGGGTGTTGGTTCTGCAAATGCTGGAAGGGTTTCATGGGTTGAGTGGTGATTGTAATGATTGGAGATTGAGGAAGATGGGGAGGATTTGTGTTATGTTGTTGAGGATTCTGAGTGTTGCTGGTGTGAATGTGAGCTTTAAGGCTAGAGAGAAAGCCTTGAAGGTGGCTCTTGATTGGAAAGTGAATTTGATGGGTGATTATGGAAATATTTTGAAGGCGTTGGGGTTTATCTATTTGGTTTATGCATTTGGTATTGTTTCTGAATTCAGCATGGATGAGCTTGTTGAAATTTCTGCTGTGGCTGCAGTTAATGTCGAGTTCATGCAGCTTTGTCGTGATGTTGGTTTGACAGATAGGGTTCCTG AGATTGTTCAGAAACTTGTTGATAGGGGCAAATATGTTCTGGCTGTCAAGTATGTTTTTGAGTTTAATCTTGCTGATAAGATTCCACCAATTCCTATTTTGAAAGCATGCGTGGATGCATCTAAGAAACTTGCTACAAGACTTTCCCTGGAAGGAAGGCCACGG ATGGAAATTACTGATAGAGAAATGCGTGTACTGAAAACGGTAATTGAGATTATTGAGAATTATAAGCTTGAATCTGAATATCCACGAGCTAGCCTTGAGCAGCGTATAGAGCAGTTGAAGGGGAAGGGTGCAAATATGAAAGACCAATCACCAGCTTCTATTCTAACTAGACATGCACTTCAACGACGGCAACGAAAGAGAAGGATGAAGAAGCAGCAGCAAAATGGGATCAAGCTTCCTCGAACATCCACTTCAGTTGGTCCAGAAGCTGTCCTCATGAATGTCAGTAATAATAATTCAACAATATGCCAGTACGAACAACCTCTTGTCAAGCCTTCAGGTTTGTTTCCAAACCATCCAAATACATACGCAAGCTCACCAGCCACTTCGCTTGGCATGGTTGCCCCTACCCCAACCATGCCTTCTTACACGGGTCATTCAGCTGGTCCCAGCAGAAACCCCAACCTAGGTGGTTCTCATCTAAACTCATCAGAGCCACATGTGCCATCTGCTTATTATGATGGTACTACTAACTTTACTGGTAGTCTAGCTTCCCCTTGA